The Desulfomicrobium orale DSM 12838 genome includes a window with the following:
- a CDS encoding ParB/RepB/Spo0J family partition protein: MIMKKRGLGRGLDVLIKSPAVESGHGAQTVNLPAESLKPNAHQPRQHFDSAALEELAGSIRTQGLIQPVLVRPMPDGTYEIVAGERRWRACVLAGLTEIQCIVRTMDDYESMTIALIENLQREDLNPMEEARACGQIRDHLGITQEELADRIGKSRPAVANCLRLLKLPEKAQTLLEKGVLSAGHGRALLALDDTAAMESLAQAAADKGLTVRALEDAIRRLREKRPHRPARAIPAEDIGGLVRALRGRFTISCSGTREKGKVVLSYASEEERERITRALEKISQEDA; the protein is encoded by the coding sequence ATGATCATGAAAAAAAGAGGGCTTGGCCGGGGTCTGGATGTACTCATCAAAAGTCCTGCTGTCGAATCCGGCCATGGAGCGCAGACCGTCAACCTGCCCGCAGAATCCCTGAAACCCAACGCGCATCAGCCCCGGCAGCATTTCGACTCTGCGGCGCTGGAAGAGCTGGCCGGGTCCATCAGGACTCAGGGCCTCATCCAGCCCGTTCTGGTGCGCCCCATGCCCGACGGCACATATGAAATCGTGGCCGGAGAGCGGCGCTGGAGGGCCTGCGTACTGGCCGGTCTGACGGAAATCCAGTGCATCGTCCGGACCATGGACGACTACGAGAGCATGACCATCGCCCTCATTGAAAACCTGCAGCGTGAAGACTTAAATCCCATGGAGGAAGCCCGGGCCTGCGGGCAGATCAGGGATCATCTCGGAATCACGCAGGAAGAGCTGGCCGACCGGATCGGCAAAAGCCGGCCCGCGGTGGCCAACTGTCTGCGCCTTCTGAAGCTGCCGGAAAAGGCGCAGACCCTGCTGGAAAAAGGCGTGCTCTCCGCCGGTCACGGCCGGGCCCTGCTGGCGCTGGATGACACCGCCGCCATGGAATCTCTGGCCCAGGCCGCCGCGGACAAGGGACTCACCGTGCGGGCGCTGGAAGACGCCATCCGCAGGCTCCGGGAAAAACGCCCCCACCGGCCGGCCCGAGCGATTCCGGCCGAAGACATCGGGGGACTGGTCCGGGCACTGCGCGGCCGCTTCACCATCAGCTGTTCGGGCACCAGGGAAAAGGGCAAGGTCGTCCTGTCCTACGCCAGCGAGGAAGAACGGGAACGCATCACCAGGGCGCTGGAAAAGATCTCACAGGAGGACGCGTGA
- a CDS encoding GspE/PulE family protein: MTSISHRRIVYSINYLLGVLLEGGEIGPELAKNILEHARKNDIDPEHPDGIDYLIRFNIRLPGKDPGLPPVWLNEEAILRAVARREGLEFRKVDPFDLDLEVTTKTISESFARKNTLVPIMIRDGELELAVFNPFRPELWLDMERVSDLPYRVFLSTRQEIERLIDDYYQFRTAIQAAEVEFMSGSEMGNLEARVRVEEKSDPTSQKHIIKAVDYLLRSALRERASDIHIEPKRDHSLVRFRIDGILHDLHRLPMTVHLAMINRLKGVSRLDISEKRRPQDGRVQLVLGGQPTDVRISTIPVAFGEKMVLRLLSSDTTLKNPEELGMLPAQFATYKKFLRSTYGLILVTGPTGSGKSTSLYSTLKTLANPQVNVVTLEDPIEMVVDEFNQIGVQTKIGVTFGQMLRHILRQDPDIIMVGEMRDLETAEQAVQAALTGHIVFSTLHTNDASSALVRLLDLGLDAYLINASVIGCIAQRLVRNICPSCRVQYTPDYAQIQALGLERYIAPGQKLWRGAGCESCRQTGFYGRTGIFEVLMYDTEVKDAVRRNVELSELRALVRKKGVPSLLDDGMERVVRGITTYEEVLRVAGATADEN, from the coding sequence ATGACTAGTATAAGCCATCGACGGATCGTCTATTCCATCAACTATCTGCTCGGAGTGCTGCTGGAAGGCGGAGAAATCGGCCCGGAACTGGCCAAGAACATTCTGGAGCACGCCCGCAAGAATGACATCGACCCCGAGCATCCCGACGGGATCGACTATCTGATCCGGTTCAACATCCGCCTGCCCGGCAAGGATCCGGGGCTGCCCCCTGTCTGGCTCAACGAGGAGGCCATCCTGCGGGCCGTGGCCCGGCGGGAGGGCCTGGAGTTCCGCAAGGTGGATCCCTTCGACCTGGATCTGGAGGTGACGACCAAGACCATTTCCGAAAGCTTCGCCCGCAAGAACACCCTGGTGCCCATCATGATCAGGGACGGGGAGCTGGAGCTGGCGGTGTTCAATCCCTTCCGGCCCGAGCTGTGGCTGGACATGGAGCGGGTCAGCGACCTGCCCTACCGGGTGTTTCTGAGCACCAGGCAGGAGATCGAGCGTCTCATCGACGACTACTACCAGTTCCGCACGGCCATTCAGGCCGCCGAAGTGGAGTTCATGTCCGGCAGCGAGATGGGCAATCTGGAAGCCCGGGTCAGGGTCGAGGAAAAGTCGGACCCCACATCGCAGAAGCACATCATCAAGGCCGTGGATTACCTGTTGCGCTCGGCCCTGAGGGAGCGCGCCAGCGACATCCACATTGAACCCAAGCGGGACCACTCTCTGGTCCGCTTCCGTATCGACGGCATTCTGCACGATCTGCACAGGCTGCCCATGACCGTGCATCTGGCCATGATCAACCGCCTGAAGGGCGTCAGCCGTCTGGACATTTCCGAGAAACGGCGGCCCCAGGACGGCCGCGTGCAGCTGGTTCTGGGCGGCCAGCCTACGGATGTGCGCATATCCACCATCCCTGTGGCCTTCGGAGAAAAAATGGTGCTGCGTCTGCTTTCCAGCGACACCACGCTTAAAAATCCCGAAGAACTGGGGATGCTTCCGGCCCAGTTCGCCACCTACAAGAAATTTCTGCGCAGCACCTACGGTCTGATTCTGGTCACCGGTCCCACGGGCAGCGGCAAATCCACGTCCCTCTACTCCACCCTGAAGACCCTGGCCAATCCGCAGGTCAACGTGGTGACCCTCGAAGATCCCATTGAGATGGTGGTGGACGAGTTCAACCAGATCGGCGTGCAGACCAAGATCGGCGTGACTTTCGGGCAGATGCTCCGACATATCCTGCGGCAGGATCCGGACATCATCATGGTCGGGGAAATGCGTGATCTGGAAACGGCGGAGCAGGCGGTGCAGGCCGCCCTGACCGGACATATCGTCTTTTCCACCCTGCATACCAACGACGCCAGTTCCGCCCTGGTCCGGCTTCTGGACCTGGGCCTTGACGCCTATCTCATCAACGCTTCCGTCATCGGGTGCATTGCCCAGCGTCTGGTGCGCAATATCTGCCCGTCCTGCCGGGTGCAGTATACCCCCGATTACGCGCAGATTCAGGCTCTGGGGCTGGAACGCTACATCGCGCCCGGCCAGAAGCTCTGGAGAGGCGCCGGATGCGAAAGCTGCCGGCAGACAGGTTTTTACGGCCGTACGGGTATTTTCGAGGTGCTCATGTACGATACCGAGGTCAAGGACGCCGTGCGCAGAAATGTCGAACTGTCCGAACTGCGGGCGCTGGTCCGGAAAAAGGGCGTGCCGTCCCTGCTCGACGACGGTATGGAGCGCGTGGTGCGCGGGATCACCACATACGAGGAAGTGCTGCGCGTGGCCGGAGCCACGGCCGACGAGAACTGA
- the gltA gene encoding NADPH-dependent glutamate synthase, protein MNQKTKRLPRVSMPMQDAQLRRGNFSEVALGYTLEQARTEAGRCLQCKKAPCQLGCPVEVDCKQFIRHVAEGRLDEAYSVIKATNSLPAICGRVCPQEKQCELKCKLLPTGQPIAIGRLERFVADSYYAENPCDAVTGGDECRLLRDDLKVACVGSGPSSLTVAGYLAALGIPVTVFEALHEVGGVLVYGIPEFRLPKSIVRTEVEFLKRMGVEFKTNWVVGKTVGIRELMDEGYQAVFIGVGAGLPKFLGIPGESLLGVYSANEYLTRVNLMRGYRFPEVDTPVAAGRHVVVLGGGNVAMDAARTALRLNAEKVTIVYRRTKEEMPARLEELEHALEEGVVLENLAAPIAFNGDEHGRLISLTVQRMELGEPDDSGRRRPVPVKDAYFDIPTDLAVLGIGTGPNPVLLRETPELTLNKWAYIKADPETGETDIPMVFAGGDIVTGAATVVLAMGAGRKAAREIARRLGVEQ, encoded by the coding sequence ATGAATCAAAAAACTAAGCGTCTTCCCCGCGTGTCCATGCCCATGCAGGACGCACAGCTGAGGCGGGGCAACTTCAGCGAAGTGGCCCTCGGATACACGCTTGAACAGGCCAGAACAGAAGCCGGCCGATGTTTGCAGTGCAAGAAGGCTCCCTGCCAGCTGGGCTGTCCCGTGGAGGTGGATTGCAAACAGTTCATCCGCCATGTGGCGGAAGGACGGCTGGATGAAGCCTACTCGGTGATCAAGGCCACCAACAGCCTGCCCGCCATCTGCGGCCGGGTCTGCCCTCAGGAGAAGCAGTGCGAGCTCAAATGCAAGCTTCTGCCCACGGGACAGCCCATCGCCATCGGGCGGCTGGAAAGGTTTGTGGCCGATTCCTACTACGCGGAAAATCCCTGCGACGCCGTCACAGGCGGAGACGAGTGCCGCCTGCTGCGAGACGACCTGAAAGTGGCCTGTGTGGGATCGGGCCCCAGCAGCCTCACCGTCGCCGGATATCTGGCCGCGCTGGGCATCCCCGTCACCGTGTTCGAAGCCCTCCATGAAGTTGGCGGCGTGCTGGTATACGGCATTCCGGAATTCCGCCTGCCCAAGTCCATCGTGCGCACGGAGGTGGAATTCCTCAAACGTATGGGTGTGGAGTTCAAGACCAACTGGGTGGTGGGCAAGACCGTAGGCATCCGGGAGCTGATGGACGAGGGCTACCAGGCCGTATTCATCGGCGTGGGCGCCGGGCTGCCCAAATTTCTGGGCATACCGGGCGAAAGCCTGCTCGGCGTGTACAGCGCCAACGAATATCTGACCCGCGTCAATCTGATGCGCGGCTACAGATTTCCGGAAGTGGACACGCCGGTGGCCGCCGGACGCCATGTCGTGGTCCTCGGCGGCGGCAACGTGGCCATGGATGCCGCACGTACGGCCCTGCGCCTGAACGCGGAAAAAGTGACCATCGTGTACCGCCGGACCAAGGAAGAAATGCCCGCCCGGCTGGAAGAGCTGGAACATGCCCTGGAAGAAGGCGTCGTACTGGAAAACCTGGCCGCACCCATCGCCTTCAACGGCGACGAACACGGCCGGCTGATCAGTCTGACGGTTCAGCGCATGGAGCTTGGCGAACCCGACGATTCCGGGCGGCGCAGGCCCGTGCCCGTGAAAGATGCCTATTTCGACATCCCCACCGATCTGGCCGTTCTGGGCATCGGCACCGGCCCCAACCCGGTGCTGCTGCGCGAAACCCCGGAACTGACCCTGAACAAGTGGGCCTACATCAAGGCCGATCCGGAAACTGGGGAGACGGACATTCCCATGGTTTTCGCCGGAGGAGACATCGTCACCGGCGCGGCCACCGTAGTGCTGGCCATGGGCGCGGGACGGAAGGCCGCCCGGGAAATCGCGCGCAGGCTCGGCGTGGAGCAGTAA
- a CDS encoding type I restriction enzyme HsdR N-terminal domain-containing protein, with product MNQLITDYVSGREIMDTTYEDLRQALARMLVEDKFYPRSTVHPKYLIDFHAGKEAQSATIDIAVFTPDSRPALALFFHPGEVGTFVRQSVAAARIHEPAPFPLVVVTDSMEALVVETRTAAEIGRGFYQIPRWGQMEEMLTRHPCPPLAPDRLEGERRILAAYLSLGGPCCGGACPV from the coding sequence TTGAACCAGCTTATCACGGATTACGTCAGCGGGCGGGAAATCATGGACACGACATATGAGGACCTGCGCCAGGCTCTGGCCCGGATGCTGGTGGAGGACAAGTTCTACCCGCGCTCCACCGTCCATCCCAAATACCTGATCGATTTTCATGCGGGCAAAGAGGCCCAGTCCGCCACCATCGACATCGCCGTTTTTACCCCGGACAGCCGCCCGGCCCTGGCCCTTTTCTTTCACCCCGGCGAGGTGGGCACCTTCGTGCGCCAGAGCGTGGCCGCGGCCCGGATTCATGAGCCCGCGCCCTTTCCGCTGGTGGTGGTGACGGATTCCATGGAAGCACTGGTGGTGGAAACACGGACAGCCGCGGAGATCGGCCGGGGGTTTTACCAGATTCCGCGCTGGGGTCAGATGGAGGAAATGCTGACCCGCCATCCGTGCCCGCCCCTTGCTCCGGACCGGCTGGAAGGAGAGAGAAGGATTCTGGCCGCCTATTTGAGTCTTGGCGGGCCATGTTGCGGCGGCGCCTGCCCGGTCTGA
- a CDS encoding ParA family protein yields MAQTLVLANQKGGVGKTTTTVNLAASLAAMEKRVLVIDCDPQANASSGLGVDLDALRGSIYQAFFEPENAREFIVGTNMEYLQILSSTPDFVGAEMELSDIPGREFILRRIVKNVESGFDFILIDCPPSLGLITVNALCAARWLLVPLQCEYYAMEGIAQLMQTYALIRERLNPSLDILGILLTMFDKRNRLSFMVEKEVREHFKQLVFNTAIPRNVRLSEAPSHGLPAILYDIRSLGTQSYINLAQELLECDRLQPQVQEN; encoded by the coding sequence TTGGCCCAGACCCTTGTTTTGGCAAATCAAAAGGGCGGCGTGGGAAAAACCACCACTACCGTCAATCTAGCCGCATCACTGGCGGCCATGGAGAAACGAGTCCTGGTCATCGACTGCGACCCCCAGGCCAACGCGTCCAGCGGCCTGGGCGTGGATTTGGATGCGCTGCGCGGATCGATATATCAGGCGTTTTTTGAACCGGAGAATGCGAGGGAATTCATCGTCGGAACAAACATGGAATACCTGCAGATCCTGTCTTCGACACCCGATTTCGTGGGGGCGGAAATGGAGCTGAGCGATATTCCGGGCAGGGAATTCATTCTGCGCAGAATCGTGAAAAACGTCGAAAGCGGGTTTGACTTCATCCTGATCGACTGTCCGCCGTCTCTGGGACTCATCACCGTCAATGCTCTGTGCGCGGCACGCTGGCTGCTGGTCCCCCTGCAGTGCGAATACTACGCCATGGAGGGCATCGCCCAGCTGATGCAGACCTATGCCCTGATCCGCGAACGGCTGAATCCATCCCTCGATATCCTGGGCATTCTGCTGACCATGTTCGACAAAAGGAACAGGCTGTCCTTCATGGTGGAAAAGGAGGTCCGGGAGCACTTCAAGCAACTGGTCTTCAATACGGCCATCCCGCGCAATGTGCGTCTGTCCGAAGCGCCCAGCCACGGTCTTCCGGCCATCCTGTACGACATCCGCTCTCTGGGCACGCAGTCATATATCAATCTGGCCCAGGAACTTCTGGAGTGTGACCGGCTTCAGCCGCAGGTGCAGGAAAACTGA
- a CDS encoding bifunctional heptose 7-phosphate kinase/heptose 1-phosphate adenyltransferase, with the protein MSPSADTARLAGAKVLVIGDIMLDRYQHGVVERISPEAPVPVVRVVNQDFKIGGAGNVAQNAALLDGSPTLVSVCGADGHGDELERLCRALYIDARLIHSTSRETTLKTRIMAAHQQMLRVDRETTLPLDAGESAALRRTVDGLVDGFEIIVLSDYGKGVVSAEFLTWLHERAAGRKIILDPKTCNFPHYRNLYCMTPNAKEASEGAGLPVAGREDIIRAGKHIVERHRLESLVITLGADGMAVFLPGQGVFHLPTTAQKVFDVTGAGDTVIAVIALALSSGFDLLDSCVLANCAAGLVVGQVGAAAVSREELESELASSSVRKYQRWADF; encoded by the coding sequence GTGAGTCCGTCCGCCGACACGGCCCGACTGGCCGGGGCGAAAGTGCTGGTCATCGGCGACATCATGCTCGACCGGTACCAGCACGGTGTGGTGGAACGCATTTCGCCCGAAGCCCCGGTGCCCGTCGTCCGCGTGGTAAACCAGGATTTCAAGATCGGCGGAGCGGGAAACGTGGCCCAGAACGCGGCCCTGCTGGACGGGTCTCCCACGCTGGTCAGCGTATGCGGGGCGGACGGACACGGTGACGAACTGGAGCGGCTCTGCCGGGCCCTGTATATCGACGCCCGGCTGATTCATTCCACGAGCCGGGAAACCACTCTCAAAACCCGGATCATGGCCGCGCACCAGCAAATGCTGCGTGTGGACAGGGAAACCACCCTGCCGCTGGACGCCGGAGAGTCCGCGGCATTGCGGAGAACCGTGGACGGGCTCGTGGACGGATTCGAAATCATCGTGCTCTCGGACTACGGCAAGGGCGTCGTTTCCGCCGAATTTCTGACCTGGCTCCACGAGCGTGCCGCCGGGCGGAAAATCATCCTCGATCCCAAAACATGCAATTTTCCCCATTACCGGAATCTGTACTGCATGACGCCCAACGCCAAGGAAGCCTCCGAAGGCGCAGGCTTGCCCGTTGCCGGGCGGGAAGACATCATCCGGGCCGGGAAACATATCGTGGAGCGGCACAGGCTTGAAAGTCTGGTCATCACCCTGGGCGCGGACGGCATGGCCGTGTTCCTGCCGGGACAAGGCGTTTTTCATCTGCCCACCACGGCCCAAAAGGTCTTTGACGTAACCGGCGCCGGAGACACCGTGATCGCGGTCATCGCTCTGGCCCTGAGTTCAGGGTTCGACCTGCTGGATTCATGCGTTCTGGCCAACTGCGCGGCGGGACTGGTCGTCGGCCAGGTCGGCGCCGCGGCCGTGAGCCGGGAAGAGCTGGAATCGGAGCTGGCTTCCTCCTCAGTCAGGAAATATCAGCGCTGGGCCGATTTTTAA
- the coaBC gene encoding bifunctional phosphopantothenoylcysteine decarboxylase/phosphopantothenate--cysteine ligase CoaBC: MIPEHYLFDTFRGKRLQLGVTGSIAAYKALELTRVFTSMSIQVGVTLSPGAHQFVTDFSFGAVGADPIHTRLFNPEEHFGHLEPAVADAFLIAPASANLLAKVAHGLADDILSCQLLAYTGPILAAPAMNPNMWNAKSTQANWQTLLQRGVRGIGPACGTVACGDTGAGKMSGIDEIFIHTLRALAPQNMAGLKVMVTLGPTREYFDRARFWSNPSTGLMGTSLAISAALRGADVTAIHGPISLAMPDFIRTVPVTSAREMFEAARDCFPSQNIGCFTAAVADFRPPECPQAKFKKDGGGLSLNFEQNPDILATLSVSKKAGQKTIGFAAEAENLWENARQKLKEKNLDLLVANPIGEEGAGFAASTNRVAVFDRAGREDHWPQMKKTEIAWRIWDWISASTE; encoded by the coding sequence ATGATTCCCGAGCATTACCTTTTCGACACCTTCCGCGGCAAACGCCTGCAACTAGGCGTGACGGGCTCCATCGCCGCCTACAAGGCCCTGGAGCTGACCCGGGTGTTCACCAGTATGAGCATACAGGTGGGCGTCACACTGTCGCCCGGCGCCCATCAGTTCGTTACGGACTTCTCCTTCGGCGCGGTGGGAGCCGACCCCATCCATACCAGGCTTTTCAACCCGGAGGAGCACTTCGGACACCTTGAACCGGCCGTGGCCGACGCCTTTCTGATCGCGCCAGCCTCGGCAAACCTGCTGGCCAAGGTAGCTCACGGACTGGCTGACGACATCCTGAGCTGCCAGCTTCTGGCTTACACCGGCCCGATCCTGGCCGCCCCGGCCATGAATCCGAACATGTGGAATGCCAAGTCCACTCAGGCAAACTGGCAAACCCTCCTCCAGCGCGGCGTGCGCGGCATCGGCCCGGCCTGCGGCACAGTGGCCTGCGGCGATACGGGCGCGGGCAAAATGTCCGGTATCGACGAAATCTTCATTCACACCCTGCGCGCACTGGCTCCGCAGAACATGGCCGGGCTCAAGGTCATGGTCACCCTGGGCCCCACGCGCGAATACTTTGACCGGGCCAGATTCTGGTCCAATCCGTCCACCGGGCTCATGGGGACGAGTCTGGCCATCAGCGCCGCGCTGCGGGGAGCGGACGTGACCGCCATCCACGGTCCCATTTCCCTGGCCATGCCGGACTTCATCCGCACGGTGCCCGTGACCTCGGCAAGAGAGATGTTCGAAGCCGCGCGGGATTGTTTTCCCTCCCAGAATATCGGCTGCTTTACGGCGGCGGTGGCGGATTTCCGCCCGCCGGAATGCCCTCAGGCCAAATTCAAAAAAGATGGAGGAGGGCTGTCGCTGAACTTCGAGCAGAACCCCGATATTTTGGCGACCCTGAGCGTATCCAAGAAGGCTGGGCAGAAGACCATCGGCTTCGCGGCCGAAGCCGAAAATCTGTGGGAAAACGCCCGGCAGAAGCTGAAGGAAAAAAATCTGGACCTGCTGGTGGCCAACCCCATCGGAGAAGAGGGGGCGGGATTTGCCGCTTCCACCAACCGGGTGGCCGTTTTTGACCGGGCGGGACGCGAAGACCACTGGCCTCAGATGAAAAAGACGGAAATTGCCTGGAGGATCTGGGATTGGATCTCGGCGAGTACCGAATGA
- the rfaE2 gene encoding D-glycero-beta-D-manno-heptose 1-phosphate adenylyltransferase: protein MPTSLKVAAAEEVLRAISAGETLVFTNGCFDILHPGHVDYLERARSLGTHLAVGLNSDASVRRLKGPSRPVNDERSRALVLAGLACVDHVVIFDEDTPWELIRKLRPQILVKGGDWPVERIVGRELVQERGGQVLSLPVLPGYSTTNIVRRVLALHREEVSHD, encoded by the coding sequence ATGCCTACATCTTTGAAAGTTGCCGCGGCGGAAGAGGTCTTGCGCGCGATCTCCGCAGGAGAGACTCTTGTTTTCACCAACGGCTGCTTCGACATCCTGCATCCCGGCCATGTGGATTATCTGGAACGGGCCAGATCCCTCGGAACGCATCTGGCGGTCGGCCTGAACAGCGACGCTTCCGTCCGCCGCCTGAAAGGCCCGTCCCGTCCCGTCAACGATGAGCGCAGCCGCGCCTTGGTTCTGGCCGGTCTGGCCTGCGTGGATCATGTCGTCATTTTTGATGAGGACACGCCCTGGGAGCTGATCCGGAAGCTTCGCCCCCAGATTCTGGTCAAGGGCGGTGACTGGCCGGTGGAGCGGATCGTGGGGCGGGAGCTGGTTCAGGAACGGGGCGGACAGGTACTGTCCCTGCCGGTTCTGCCCGGATACTCCACCACCAATATCGTGCGGCGGGTTCTGGCCCTGCACCGGGAGGAAGTCTCGCATGACTAG
- a CDS encoding sulfide/dihydroorotate dehydrogenase-like FAD/NAD-binding protein: MEVPVNKILKKRALIPGKTTELTLDAPEIARKAKPGNFVILRINESGERFPLTIADADAGAGTITIVYLVLGRSTAMLEALEQGDSILDLCGPLGQPTDIHKVGTVICVGGGTGIAAMHHIAKGHAQAGNRVVSVIGARSADLLLFEEELRKFSHEVLVATDDGSRGEKGFVTQILQKRLEEDPQIKEVVAVGPVPMMRAVAGVTRPFGVKTVVSLNSIMVDGIGMCGACRVRVDNNIRFACVDGPEFDAHQVDFDELMLRLGSYVTQEKESYKRYCECHESKN, from the coding sequence ATGGAGGTGCCGGTGAACAAAATTCTGAAGAAAAGGGCACTGATTCCGGGGAAAACCACGGAACTGACCCTGGATGCTCCGGAAATCGCGAGAAAAGCCAAACCGGGGAATTTCGTCATCCTGCGGATCAATGAATCCGGCGAACGCTTTCCCCTGACCATCGCCGACGCCGACGCCGGGGCAGGCACCATCACCATCGTCTATCTGGTACTGGGCCGGAGCACGGCCATGCTGGAGGCTCTGGAGCAGGGCGACAGTATTCTGGACCTGTGCGGCCCTCTGGGGCAACCTACGGACATCCACAAGGTCGGCACGGTGATCTGCGTGGGCGGCGGCACGGGCATCGCGGCCATGCATCACATCGCCAAGGGGCACGCCCAGGCCGGCAACCGGGTGGTTTCCGTCATCGGAGCGCGTTCCGCCGACCTGCTGCTGTTCGAGGAGGAACTCAGGAAGTTCAGCCACGAAGTACTGGTGGCCACAGACGACGGCAGCCGGGGAGAAAAAGGCTTCGTCACCCAGATTCTGCAGAAACGCCTGGAGGAGGACCCGCAGATAAAGGAAGTGGTGGCCGTGGGACCGGTGCCCATGATGCGGGCCGTGGCCGGAGTGACCCGGCCCTTCGGCGTGAAGACCGTGGTCAGCCTGAACTCCATTATGGTGGACGGCATCGGCATGTGCGGCGCCTGCCGGGTGCGGGTGGACAACAATATCCGCTTCGCCTGCGTGGACGGCCCCGAATTCGACGCGCATCAGGTGGATTTCGACGAACTCATGTTACGGCTTGGGTCCTACGTGACTCAGGAAAAAGAATCCTATAAACGCTACTGTGAATGCCATGAATCAAAAAACTAA
- a CDS encoding NAD-dependent epimerase, translating into MKILITGAAGFIGFHLARRFLQAGENVFGLDNLNDYYSVQLKKDRLKLLQQESKFHFEPIDLADEAALKAYFATHGFTHVINLAAQAGVRYSLINPQSYISSNMVGFANLLECCRHHEVKHLVYASSSSVYGLNTLMPFSVRHNVDHPVSLYAASKKSNELMAHTYSYLYNLPTTGLRFFTVYGPWGRPDMALYLFTKAIMEGKPIKVFNHGKMRRDFTYIDDIVEGVFRVAQHIPEPNPQWDGQKPDPSTSPTPYKIYNIGNNNSVELETFISVLENALGRKAIRGYMDLQPGDVPATYADVDDLIRDVGFKPDTKIEDGIARFVDWYTEYYGI; encoded by the coding sequence ATGAAAATTCTCATCACCGGCGCAGCCGGATTCATCGGCTTTCATCTTGCCCGGCGTTTTCTCCAGGCCGGAGAAAACGTGTTCGGACTGGACAATCTGAATGACTATTATTCCGTACAGTTGAAGAAGGATCGGCTGAAACTGCTGCAACAGGAAAGCAAGTTTCATTTCGAGCCCATCGACCTAGCCGACGAGGCGGCCCTGAAGGCATATTTTGCCACGCATGGCTTCACCCATGTGATCAATCTCGCGGCACAGGCCGGGGTCAGGTACTCGCTGATCAACCCGCAGTCCTATATCAGCTCCAACATGGTGGGCTTCGCCAATCTGCTGGAATGCTGCCGCCATCACGAGGTGAAACATCTGGTCTATGCCTCCTCCAGCTCCGTATACGGGCTCAACACCCTCATGCCCTTCAGTGTGCGCCACAATGTGGATCACCCGGTCAGCCTGTACGCGGCCAGCAAAAAATCCAACGAACTGATGGCCCACACCTACAGCTATCTGTACAATCTCCCGACCACGGGCCTGCGCTTCTTCACCGTATACGGCCCCTGGGGGCGCCCGGACATGGCCCTTTACCTGTTCACCAAGGCCATTATGGAGGGTAAACCCATCAAGGTGTTCAATCATGGGAAAATGCGCAGGGATTTCACCTATATCGACGATATCGTCGAAGGCGTTTTCCGTGTCGCCCAGCACATTCCCGAACCCAATCCGCAGTGGGATGGCCAGAAGCCGGATCCCTCCACATCGCCCACACCATACAAAATCTACAATATCGGCAACAACAACTCCGTGGAGCTGGAAACCTTCATCTCTGTGCTGGAAAATGCTTTGGGCAGAAAGGCCATCCGCGGCTACATGGATTTGCAGCCGGGGGATGTACCCGCGACATACGCCGACGTGGACGATCTGATCCGTGACGTGGGCTTCAAACCCGATACAAAAATCGAAGACGGCATCGCCCGGTTTGTGGACTGGTACACGGAATACTACGGCATATAG